The Desulfatiglans sp. genomic sequence AGAGATGCCTGAAGAGATCTCGGCTCATCCGGCCGAAGAAATGGAAGTTAAGGAAATGTCCGCTTCAAAGATAACGCCCCGTGGCCCCATAATGGATGCTATGTTAAAGATCATGACAGGCGAAGAGGATGAAGGTTATGCATGTAATCTTGAAAAGGCAGCAAAAATGGGTATAGAGGTAAAGAGCAAAATAGATGATAAGAACAGGTTTATCTATGAACTTAAAATGCCTTTTGTTGAAAAAGAGAACACCGCCTTTTTTATCACACCCTCTGCCTTAAACCAGATAGGCATGGGTATAATGACCGAAGGGATGAAACGGGGTGGCCCGCCTCAGGGAATGGGTGGAGGAGGTATGGATAGAGGCGGAAGAGGAGGCGGTGATATGCCTGGTGGCGGTGATATGGGTGGTCGAGGGCCTATGGGAGGTGGCATGGGCGGAATGGGTGGCGGTAAAGGCGGAGGGCTTGGTGGCCCGATGGGCGGTTCAGATAAGGGTTCTCTGGAGATATGGTTCAAGATTACCCTTGCGCCAAAACCAATAGGCGATATGAATTAGCTGACCGCTGATCGCTGACTGCTGAAAGCTATACCTCCAGGTCATTAACAATATCTAACAGTGGCGTAATATGTTTGTGGGATATCTCTCCAAGTAGTGTCCTAAGAGACTTTAATGCAACCGGGATATATTTTTCAAAATAGGTTTTTCCCTGCCTTATGGATAAGAAGGAGTAGGCTCCCAGTGCCTGAAGGAGCCGCATGACTGCAATATATAAAAAATACCTTTCAAATGTTTCATAGGCGCTGGGGTTTGTTTTCTTCAGCAATGATGAGTATACGCTCTTGAGATAGCTTCTTTCATCTGTGGCTAGATCAACATAGGGGTCATAAAGAAGGGATGCAAGGTCATAGACAAGTGGGCCAAGCCTTGCACCCTGCCAGTCAAGTAGGGCAATCCCCTCATCCCGGCACATGATATTACGCGACTGAAAATCCCTGTAAAGCAGGAAGCCTTTATCCGCTTTGTCCGCCTCCGCTATTATATATTCAAATGATTCATCCAGCACGGAAAGATCAATATTCGTTTTAATATAATCTCTTAAAAATGCATCCCTGAAATACCATGCCTCCTTTTCTCTCATGAGCGCTGCATCATAACAGGGGGTCTGACAGCACCATGATGTATCAAAACCTTCTCTCCCTTTTACCTGTAGTTTCAGGAGGGTTTCAATTACATCCTCATATAAAGCTATCCTGTTATGGCTGCTGCCTTTAAGTGCCTCCTCCTGAAGGGTAATATCTCCCATGTCTTCCAGAATAAAAAACCCCTTATCAAGGTCATGCCTTATGATCTGAGGGAGAGGCAGGCCCTTTGAGCGTATGTGGTTTCCTATCTTAAGATATGCATAGTTCTCTTTTTTGAGAAACTCATCATTGGGCGTGTTCTGCATAAGGATAAAGGTTTGTTTTGCCTCCGCAGGTTTAAGCCTATGGAAGAGCCTTTTTGAACCGTCACCTGCAATGGGTGATATTATATAGTTTTCTACCGGGAGACCGGATTCCTTTAAAAAGGATTTTATAAAATTTGTTCTTTCAGTAATATTTTTCATATCTACCATAATTATCTTTTTTTACCCTGAGCCCTGAGCCTTGTACCTTTAATAATATACCGGTTTTAAAATCAACATAAATTTGACGCCCCATATTCAAAAAAAATGACGTTTCCTGCCAAATATTTCTCCTTTGCTGTCAGCTCTTTTCCTCTGCATGGTCTTAAAGTTAATATTTCTATTAATAATCAATGAGATACAGTAATTTCCCTTTGCTTCAAAACTGGCCATAAAATTTAGCCTTCAAGGGTATGCTTTTTGCAGAATCATAGCCGGGCAAACCATGTTTTAACCTTTTATGAGATTAGTATGGATATATATGTAGCCAGGCAACCCATATTTGATCAGAAGAAAAAGATATTCGGTTATGAGCTGCTCTTTAGAGACAGCATGGAAAACCTGTTTTCAGGTATTGATGGAAATGCTGCAACATCAAAGGTGCTTTCAAACAGCTTCTTTAATATAGGTATGGATAAACTTATTGGCAAAGGGGTGGCCTTTATCAACTTTACAGAAGAACTTCTCGTTAACCAGGTACCGAAACTCTTTTCCAGCAAGCAGCTTGTTATTGAGGTTCTTGAGGATGTAAAGGCGGAGAAAGCAGTGGTTGAATCATGCATTGAGCTGTCAAAGCTGGGTTACACAATCGCCCTTGATGATTTTTCCTATAGCGAAGCCCTCATACCCCTTATTGAGGTTGCAGATATCATCAAGTTTGATTTCAGGGCAACACCTCCTGATGAAATTTCGAAATCCATGGATAAACTGAGCAAATATGACCTCATGCTTCTTGCTGAAAAGGTTGAGACGCATGAAGAGTTTAATCAGGCGCTTGAAATGGGTTTTAAATACTTCCAGGGCTATTTTTTCAGCAAGCCCGAGGTGATTGAGGGGAGGGATATCTCACCTGCAAAGATAAACCTGCTCCAGATCATGGCAGAGGTAAACCAGCCTGATTTTGAATTTTCAAAGGTGGAGGAGATCATATCAAAGGATGTCTCCCTTTCATATAAACTGATGCGATATATCAACTCGGCATATTACAGGCGGGTTAATGAGATATCATCTATTAAACAGGCCATATTAATGCTCGGTGAAAGAGGGATAAGAAGCTTTCTATCCCTTATTGCAATGGCAAAACTCTCAGACAACAAGCCTGATGAGCTGATACGCACATCGGTAATAAGGGCTAAATTCTGTGAATTGATGGCAAGATATTTAGAGTCATACAAGAATGCATCAGAGCTTTTTACCCTTGGGATATTTTCATCCATTGATGCCATCCTTGATGACACAATGGAAAATGTCATGGCAAAACTGCCCCTCTCTGAAAACATCAAGGATGCCCTTATAAAGAATACTGGTGAATTATCCTACTGCCTTGAAATGGCAAAGAGCTATGAAAGGGGCGACTGGGAACAGCTTAACGAACTTGCAAAGGATCATAAGGTTAATCAGGAAAAACTCCCCCAGTCTTTTCTTGAGGCAATAACCTGGGCCGATGCTATAACCGAAACTTGATTTTTATCAATAATTGTACCTTACAGCAATGAAAACATTTGTATTTTCTTGAAACTGTCCAAAAAAGGTATGCGGATTTTCTCCCCCAAATATATTTGCCCCCACTTCGCCTTTCAGGTCGTCTGTAAATTTATAGCTGATATTGGGCCTTATGTAAAAATCCTGATCAGATGGAGAGTAGTATGTGAACAGTGAGCATGTAAGATTCTGATTCAACAATAATCTGGTAATTCTTAATGTAAAAAGATGGCGATCCTCATCAGCCACTGGAGCGCCTGGAGCAAGTGTATTCAGATATGCATCATGATCCATCATATGCTCAAGATAATACTGAAGCCCCGCAGTAAGGTCTGATGCAACCATTGGGAGATCCTGCTCATAGCCCAGTAAAAAGCGAAACTGGCTGTTGTTGATAAATGGATTATTTCCATTGCTGTCATCCCGCGAATCATAATAGCCTGCCTCAATGTTTCCTATGCCTTTGCCTGCCTGCCCTCTTATGCTTGCGCCATATACATTAAGCCCAGGGAATATGTGTCTTAATGTGGATGGGTCCATTCCACCAGGGCTTTTCCAGTAACCATGATAGCCATAGAGTGCGACCTCATTGCCATTTATATTTTTTGAAAACCTCACTGCCACTTCATAATCATTAAGCCAGTTATCAGGTCTTTCTGGATTAATTATGCTGTCTCTCCCTGCTGTGCGGTAACCGTTCCAGTATGAGAGTCTTTCGCCAGTGATATACCTGTCAGGATCAAACCTTGGTGAAAATACAATATCCATATTGATTATTCCGGTATAGATACCGGCCTTGACTGCATCTGACGGCGCCTTGAGGTACTCAGTGTCCCTGCCCAGAAGAAATGACTGCCAGTCCTTTGGAAACATGTCATTTATAAAAAGCAGATCACCGGTTCCCCATGTGAGTATCTGGCGGCCTGCCTTTATGTCCATAATATCAAAAAGAGAAAATGAGGCGGACAGCTCCCTCAGATCAATGAACCCTTTGCCCTTTTCAAGGTGAACTGAATGATCCTCAGCCACAGCATCATAGTAAAAATCAGTGCTGTTCCTGATCAAGAACCTGCCAAGCTGCTTTTCTGTCTTGATCTGGAGCCGCATTTCACCAAGTGATGTATCCTTTTGATAGGGATCATTGTAAAGCCTGATGCCGCCCCGCACCTCAATAAATCCTGTCACTGAAGGGAGCAGGCCTTTGCTTGCATCTTTTCGGGGAGCGGTTATGTCAGATGAGGCACCGGACAACAATCCCCTTGGAAGGGCAGGGGCTGAGTTATTGCTTTCAGATGAGCTTTTTGATCCAAGCCCTGCGGGGAGGCCCGGCTGCGCTTTATTATCCGACTGTTGAGATGCTCTTCCCAGCCCCATTGGCAGAAGAGGGGCTTCGTCTGCGTATAGATGCTGAACCAATAGCATCAATATTAAAATTGAAAGAATAAAAGGCAATTTAATTTTCATTTTTCCATACCTGATAAAGATGATAAACTCATCGTGCCTGTACAAACGGGAGCCCATGGTGCTTTACAAAAAATAGATTCCCGCCTCCGAGGGGATGATGTGCTATGAATCTTAATTCAATAACATTAGGCACCCCTCCCCCTAAAGAAAAGACTGAATATTTAAAACCTGTTCACATATTTCATATTTAATCATTTTAAAAATTCCCTTGGCGGCCTTTTCAGATATCTCTCTGTGAAGATATCCTCAGTAAGCCCGATGTTATATCTGACATCCGAATATTCAAGTATTGTATATCCATTTGATTTAAGGTCTGTCATCTTTGACTTTGTAACAGTGGGGTATCCCTGAATATTGTCCACTGCAAGCACTTCATAAACACGATATTTATTATTCTCCCTGTCATAGTAATCAATCTTGACAACAGTGAAGCTCTCTTTGTGTATCCACATCTCAAAATAGGCAAATTCAACCATATCAGGATTTTTTGGAGTATTCTTCAACACATAGTAATCATTTGTGGTATTTGTGAGTTCATGCGTATCATCATTGATATTTCTGCCCGACACATCCTCATAGTAAAAGTGTGAACCCACAAAACTTGTCCTCTTGTCGGTCGAGGATATCCTTTTAACAAGGTCAAGCGCAGGGAGATACATCCACCGGTCATCATCCTTATCAAGATTTTTCCAGACCAGAAATACCGTCTTGTTAACGTCGGCAGGCCTGTCAAAATATGCATATATCTTCTGCCCGCCGCAATATTCATCTCCTTCTGTGCCTTTAGGATCAGGCTGATCCCATCTTAAGATGGTGAGCCTTCTTTCACGGGTCCTGCCCTGGCTGTCATATATGGTCATATTTACTTTGGCCTTCCCGTCTGTGCCCTGGTAATAGGCCACCCTGTTTGTATTATCAACAATCTTTGCAACATCTTTAAGATCAGCCCCTGCCCCGTAAAGCACGGTACCGGAAACAAGAAATAGGAGCGTGGACAATAGTATGATAGTTAGTGGAAATTTAGTTTTGTTATCAGCCATTTTTAATATCCTCCTGTGTATTAATCATTTTGCATTTTTCACGTCTTGACATTAAACCGCATCCAAGGGCCATAATCGGAATGATTATAAGACCCAGCCATGTGTATAAGGACCATGATTCAGGGGCAAAGGAATAAAGCGTAAGGGTTATAAGCGCCACGAGTGCTATTGATGACACAAGACAGGCGGCAAGGTTACAGCATTGTCCTGCAACCGGTTTTGCTTTAAAAAGCCTCTTTTCAAACACCTTCATAAGGGCAGGTAAAAGCAGAAGTGTGCCAACCCCTGATACAAGAAGTATTGATGCCAGCAATACCCCAACGGTTTTATAGGGTGTAAGAGGGGCAAGGAGCAGCGGCAGGAAGCCCACAGCTATAACTACTATGTTTTTAGTTATTGCCCTTGCAGGCTCAGAAAACACTGCAGAGACTGTCTGTGCCCATGACATAAATGATGTATACATCTGTCTGCTTCTTTCAAGAAAATGTATTGCAAAGTCTACTGCAAGCCCCAGTGTCATGGAACTTAACACAGCCACAGGCATGTCATAGTCTTTTCCGATTATGCCGATTGCGCCGTAGATTGCGCCTATTGTAATGGTAAGGGGTATCATGGAGAGCAGGCCCCACAGCGCTGACCTGAAGAGCACGGTCATCATCAGGAATACAACCAGGAAGCTTCCTGCAAAGGCCTCAAGCATACCCTTAACCATCTTCTGCTGCCACACCACATTTATATATGTGAGTCCGAACCACTCTATATTCATTGGAACAGGAGGCGGATTATTCTCCAGAAAACCATTTATCTCCTCCACAACCGCTGTCATGTCTTTGTTGTCACCGCTCTTAAGCTGTATCCATATGCTGCTTTTTCTGTAGTCAGGGGTGACAAAGTGCCACAGGTCATCGGGCCTGTGGCTTGACTGATAACTCATCATGCACTGTGCTACTGAATTTGAACTGTCCGGAATACGGTAGTAATCATGGCTACCCTCAAAGAGTTCCCTGTGCACCGTCTTTACTATATCGCTGAGAGAATTGGACTTCCCGACAATATTTGTTTTGAGCAGGGCACCCTGAATATTTGAGATATAATCCAGCACCTTTGGGTCTTTAAATATCTCACCCCTCTGTTTTTCCTCCTCTATAAAAAGGGCTGCATCCTCCCATGTATATACCTCTTCATCACCCGCGCCGCCGAGCTTATCATCAATGAACTCGGCTAACCTATCATACACAGTATCGGGATTATCTGCCCT encodes the following:
- a CDS encoding HDOD domain-containing protein, which codes for MDIYVARQPIFDQKKKIFGYELLFRDSMENLFSGIDGNAATSKVLSNSFFNIGMDKLIGKGVAFINFTEELLVNQVPKLFSSKQLVIEVLEDVKAEKAVVESCIELSKLGYTIALDDFSYSEALIPLIEVADIIKFDFRATPPDEISKSMDKLSKYDLMLLAEKVETHEEFNQALEMGFKYFQGYFFSKPEVIEGRDISPAKINLLQIMAEVNQPDFEFSKVEEIISKDVSLSYKLMRYINSAYYRRVNEISSIKQAILMLGERGIRSFLSLIAMAKLSDNKPDELIRTSVIRAKFCELMARYLESYKNASELFTLGIFSSIDAILDDTMENVMAKLPLSENIKDALIKNTGELSYCLEMAKSYERGDWEQLNELAKDHKVNQEKLPQSFLEAITWADAITET
- a CDS encoding outer membrane lipoprotein-sorting protein, which gives rise to MADNKTKFPLTIILLSTLLFLVSGTVLYGAGADLKDVAKIVDNTNRVAYYQGTDGKAKVNMTIYDSQGRTRERRLTILRWDQPDPKGTEGDEYCGGQKIYAYFDRPADVNKTVFLVWKNLDKDDDRWMYLPALDLVKRISSTDKRTSFVGSHFYYEDVSGRNINDDTHELTNTTNDYYVLKNTPKNPDMVEFAYFEMWIHKESFTVVKIDYYDRENNKYRVYEVLAVDNIQGYPTVTKSKMTDLKSNGYTILEYSDVRYNIGLTEDIFTERYLKRPPREFLK
- a CDS encoding phosphotransferase, whose amino-acid sequence is MVDMKNITERTNFIKSFLKESGLPVENYIISPIAGDGSKRLFHRLKPAEAKQTFILMQNTPNDEFLKKENYAYLKIGNHIRSKGLPLPQIIRHDLDKGFFILEDMGDITLQEEALKGSSHNRIALYEDVIETLLKLQVKGREGFDTSWCCQTPCYDAALMREKEAWYFRDAFLRDYIKTNIDLSVLDESFEYIIAEADKADKGFLLYRDFQSRNIMCRDEGIALLDWQGARLGPLVYDLASLLYDPYVDLATDERSYLKSVYSSLLKKTNPSAYETFERYFLYIAVMRLLQALGAYSFLSIRQGKTYFEKYIPVALKSLRTLLGEISHKHITPLLDIVNDLEV